One Natator depressus isolate rNatDep1 chromosome 3, rNatDep2.hap1, whole genome shotgun sequence DNA segment encodes these proteins:
- the DYNLT1 gene encoding dynein light chain Tctex-type 1 isoform X1 gives MDELQSGEETSFVIDEVSNIVKEAIESAIGGNAYQHSKVNQWTTSVVEQTLSQLTKLGKPFKYIVTCVIMQKNGAGLHTASSCFWDNTCDGNCTVRWENKTMYCIISVFGLAI, from the exons ACTTCTTTTGTTATTGATGAAGTGAGTAACATCGTTAAAGAG GCTATAGAAAGTGCAATAGGTGGCAATGCCTATCAACACAGCAAAGTGAACCAGTGGACTACAAGTGTGGTAGAACAAACTTTAAGTCAACTTACAAAGCTGGGGAAACCTTTCAAGTATATTG TGACCTGTGTGATTATGCAAAAAAATGGTGCTGGCCTTCACACAGCAAGCTCTTGTTTCTGGGATAACACCTGTGATG GAAACTGCACTGTGAGATGGGAGAATAAGACTATGTACTGTATTATCAGTGTCTTTGGACTTGCAATATAA
- the DYNLT1 gene encoding dynein light chain Tctex-type 1 isoform X2, with translation MDELQSGEEAIESAIGGNAYQHSKVNQWTTSVVEQTLSQLTKLGKPFKYIVTCVIMQKNGAGLHTASSCFWDNTCDGNCTVRWENKTMYCIISVFGLAI, from the exons GCTATAGAAAGTGCAATAGGTGGCAATGCCTATCAACACAGCAAAGTGAACCAGTGGACTACAAGTGTGGTAGAACAAACTTTAAGTCAACTTACAAAGCTGGGGAAACCTTTCAAGTATATTG TGACCTGTGTGATTATGCAAAAAAATGGTGCTGGCCTTCACACAGCAAGCTCTTGTTTCTGGGATAACACCTGTGATG GAAACTGCACTGTGAGATGGGAGAATAAGACTATGTACTGTATTATCAGTGTCTTTGGACTTGCAATATAA